In one Tepidisphaeraceae bacterium genomic region, the following are encoded:
- a CDS encoding GatB/YqeY domain-containing protein encodes MDLLAKLTEDMKAAMKSGQKDRLSVIRMLLADVKIIDLSPKPITPEQAVEAYAKKLRKSKDEYEKIGRTEEAAKIATEITVVEEYLPKRADAAQTEQLVDTFLAANSFTEKQVGQAMGAFMKQHGTAVDPEIVNPIIRQKLAGK; translated from the coding sequence ATGGACCTGCTCGCCAAGCTAACCGAAGACATGAAGGCCGCGATGAAGTCGGGGCAGAAGGACCGGTTGTCGGTCATTCGTATGCTTCTCGCGGACGTCAAGATCATCGACCTCTCCCCCAAGCCGATCACGCCCGAGCAGGCCGTAGAAGCATACGCCAAGAAGCTGCGCAAGAGCAAGGACGAGTACGAAAAGATCGGCCGGACCGAAGAGGCCGCCAAAATCGCTACAGAAATCACCGTAGTCGAGGAATACCTGCCCAAGCGAGCCGACGCCGCCCAAACCGAACAGCTGGTCGACACCTTCCTGGCCGCCAATAGCTTCACCGAAAAGCAGGTCGGCCAGGCGATGGGCGCGTTCATGAAGCAGCACGGCACCGCGGTTGACCCGGAAATTGTCAACCCGATCATCCGGCAGAAACTGGCCGGCAAGTGA
- a CDS encoding DUF2934 domain-containing protein has product MAKKEPAKKPAAAAKAAPKSTKASTTTVRNTAVPKAPKAKSAVAVAASTTAATIAPTYDQICKRAYELYTAGTPGTEADHWFQAERELSQGV; this is encoded by the coding sequence ATGGCCAAGAAAGAACCCGCAAAGAAGCCCGCCGCCGCCGCCAAGGCCGCCCCCAAGAGCACCAAGGCCAGCACGACGACCGTGCGCAACACGGCCGTCCCCAAGGCCCCCAAGGCCAAGTCCGCCGTCGCCGTCGCCGCCAGCACCACCGCTGCCACGATCGCGCCGACGTACGACCAGATCTGCAAGCGCGCCTACGAGCTCTACACCGCCGGCACCCCCGGCACCGAAGCCGACCACTGGTTCCAGGCCGAGCGCGAGCTGAGCCAGGGCGTGTAA
- the bcp gene encoding thioredoxin-dependent thiol peroxidase, translated as MSESNLPTVGSKAPDFTTSSSTGKPISLSDYAGKQAVVLYFYPRADTPGCTKEACGFRDALADYDKAKIAVFGISPDPEKDVTKFAEKFHLNFPLLADEDHAITEKYGVWGEKSMYGKKYMGANRTTFVIDKAGNIAHVFERVKPEGHDQEVLTWLKEHLSI; from the coding sequence ATGTCCGAATCCAACCTCCCCACCGTCGGTTCGAAAGCTCCAGATTTCACGACATCCTCCAGCACCGGCAAGCCGATCTCCCTCTCCGATTACGCCGGCAAGCAGGCGGTCGTGTTGTATTTTTACCCCCGTGCCGACACCCCCGGCTGCACGAAGGAGGCCTGCGGGTTCCGCGATGCGCTGGCGGACTACGACAAGGCGAAGATCGCCGTCTTCGGCATCAGCCCCGATCCGGAAAAGGACGTGACGAAGTTCGCCGAGAAGTTCCACCTGAACTTCCCCCTGCTGGCGGACGAAGATCACGCCATCACTGAAAAGTACGGCGTGTGGGGCGAGAAGAGCATGTACGGCAAGAAGTACATGGGCGCCAACCGCACCACCTTCGTCATCGATAAGGCCGGCAACATCGCCCACGTCTTCGAGAGGGTGAAGCCCGAAGGGCACGATCAGGAAGTGCTGACCTGGCTGAAGGAACATCTTTCGATCTAA
- a CDS encoding gamma-glutamylcyclotransferase family protein, with protein sequence MWYFAYGSNLNSRAVAEWCRHFGYRPPSLKPGRPAVLDNYRLSFPIYSDYYGGGIADIVYDPGKYVAGAVFEITDADAKILDQKIDRRLEGDREVGLYQRIEIKVALLGKPDKITAMTYQGVSVERYHIPPTKHYMDLVIQGAYGFGLSMMWIAYLQSFSTQVGRKPRPPV encoded by the coding sequence ATGTGGTACTTCGCCTACGGGTCCAACCTCAATAGCCGAGCCGTCGCGGAGTGGTGCCGACATTTCGGGTACCGTCCGCCGTCGCTTAAGCCCGGCCGGCCGGCGGTCCTGGACAACTACCGCCTCAGCTTCCCCATCTACAGCGACTACTACGGTGGCGGCATCGCCGACATCGTCTACGACCCCGGCAAGTACGTCGCCGGCGCCGTCTTCGAGATCACCGACGCCGACGCCAAAATCCTCGACCAGAAGATCGACCGCCGCCTCGAAGGCGACCGCGAGGTCGGCCTCTACCAGCGCATCGAGATCAAGGTCGCCCTCCTCGGCAAGCCTGACAAGATCACCGCCATGACCTACCAGGGCGTGAGCGTCGAACGCTACCACATCCCGCCGACCAAGCATTACATGGACCTGGTCATCCAAGGGGCTTATGGGTTTGGCTTATCGATGATGTGGATCGCGTATTTGCAGAGCTTCAGCACCCAGGTGGGACGAAAGCCCAGACCGCCTGTGTAG